In Mangrovivirga cuniculi, the following proteins share a genomic window:
- the recF gene encoding DNA replication/repair protein RecF (All proteins in this family for which functions are known are DNA-binding proteins that assist the filamentation of RecA onto DNA for the initiation of recombination or recombinational repair.) — translation MILKEISLFNFKNYEQAKVSFGPGFNGIYGENGEGKTNLLDAIYFLCFTKSAFQSNDSYLIRHGESFCLVKGKFEFEYKQKEVSGGIEKGPKKTFTENTVKYDKLSDHIGEYPAVMVSPYDMTLIREGSEERRKFMDGLLSQINRPYLLNILKYRKILKQRNAILKQFDESGFSDPHLIEPYTVELIKTGKEIYSERVKLTEELGPIIEEQYSLLTNDKEKISIRYRSDYDKEDFEELFYRQFDKELILGRTTMGTHKDELVFSMNDRPLKKLGSQGQQKSFLIALKLAQYKILKETKEFTPILLLDDIYDKLDDNRIKGLIKLLAGKEYGQVFISDARPERSAKLMETIGETSRLYVINSGEIGEMAD, via the coding sequence ATGATTCTCAAGGAGATCAGCCTTTTTAATTTTAAAAACTACGAACAGGCGAAGGTCAGCTTTGGTCCGGGCTTCAACGGAATCTATGGTGAAAATGGAGAGGGAAAGACTAATCTACTCGATGCTATATACTTTTTATGCTTTACCAAAAGTGCTTTTCAAAGCAATGATAGCTACCTTATAAGACATGGAGAGTCTTTTTGCCTGGTAAAAGGAAAGTTTGAATTTGAGTATAAACAAAAAGAAGTTTCCGGAGGTATCGAAAAAGGCCCAAAAAAAACGTTTACAGAAAATACGGTAAAATACGATAAATTAAGCGATCACATTGGTGAGTATCCTGCAGTAATGGTTTCGCCTTATGACATGACATTGATAAGAGAAGGAAGTGAAGAAAGGAGAAAGTTTATGGATGGTTTACTCTCCCAGATTAACAGACCTTACCTTTTAAATATTCTGAAATACCGAAAAATCCTGAAGCAACGAAATGCAATATTAAAACAGTTTGACGAATCAGGTTTTTCAGATCCTCATTTGATAGAACCCTATACGGTAGAACTAATCAAAACAGGTAAAGAAATTTATTCTGAAAGGGTTAAACTCACAGAAGAATTAGGCCCCATTATAGAAGAACAATACTCTTTACTAACTAATGATAAAGAAAAAATATCGATCAGGTATCGATCTGACTACGATAAAGAAGATTTTGAAGAGTTGTTTTACAGGCAATTTGACAAAGAACTGATACTTGGCCGCACTACAATGGGAACACATAAAGATGAGTTGGTCTTTAGTATGAATGACAGGCCATTGAAAAAACTTGGTTCCCAGGGTCAGCAAAAATCTTTTTTGATCGCATTGAAACTTGCCCAATATAAGATTCTTAAGGAAACTAAGGAATTCACACCAATATTGTTGTTAGATGATATTTATGACAAACTTGATGATAACAGAATAAAAGGCTTAATTAAGCTTTTAGCCGGAAAAGAATACGGACAGGTATTTATTTCAGATGCCCGGCCTGAACGATCGGCAAAATTAATGGAAACTATCGGTGAAACTTCCAGGCTTTATGTAATAAATTCAGGAGAAATAGGTGAGATGGCAGATTGA
- a CDS encoding DUF721 domain-containing protein, producing MAGYNKKGSKRNAGISTLKDSIQEMFKEFKLDAKYKETELIKSWPELMGPMIAKRTTKVFIKDKKMFVKLNSAPLKRELSMSRSKILALFHQKFGEILIEDIVFL from the coding sequence ATGGCTGGATATAATAAAAAAGGTTCGAAGAGAAATGCAGGGATATCCACATTAAAGGATAGTATACAAGAAATGTTTAAAGAGTTTAAGCTCGACGCTAAGTACAAAGAAACCGAGCTTATTAAATCCTGGCCGGAATTGATGGGTCCTATGATCGCCAAAAGGACAACCAAAGTTTTTATAAAGGACAAAAAAATGTTCGTTAAGCTAAATTCAGCTCCCTTGAAAAGAGAACTATCAATGTCCAGGTCTAAGATCCTGGCCCTTTTTCATCAAAAATTCGGAGAAATATTAATTGAGGATATTGTCTTTCTATGA
- the ftsY gene encoding signal recognition particle-docking protein FtsY: MGIFNFKSSKSKEEKEKLDKGLEKTKDSFFTKLGKAVAGKSKVDDEVLDELEEILISSDVGVDTMVKIIERIEDRVARDKYLNASELDTILKEEVAGLLAENNYEELQGFTVPQDKKPYVIMVVGVNGVGKTTTIGKLASRFKASGNKVLLGAADTFRAAAVDQLIMWSERVDVDIVSHGMNTDPASVAFDTVKKGVEGNYDVVIIDTAGRLHTKVNLMNELSKIKRVMQKFIDEAPHEVLLVLDGSTGQNAFIQAKEFTKATEVTSLAITKLDGTAKGGVVIGISDQFQIPVKYIGVGEKVEDLQVFNRMEFVDSFFNKELS, translated from the coding sequence ATGGGAATATTCAATTTTAAATCCAGCAAAAGCAAGGAAGAAAAAGAGAAACTTGATAAAGGTCTTGAAAAGACTAAAGATAGCTTCTTTACTAAACTTGGTAAGGCTGTAGCCGGAAAGTCGAAAGTCGACGACGAGGTGTTGGATGAATTGGAGGAGATCCTGATCTCTTCTGATGTAGGAGTTGATACCATGGTGAAAATCATTGAAAGAATTGAAGATCGCGTTGCCAGGGATAAGTATTTGAATGCTTCTGAACTAGATACTATTCTTAAAGAGGAGGTTGCTGGTCTCCTGGCAGAAAATAACTACGAAGAACTCCAGGGTTTTACCGTCCCACAAGATAAAAAACCATATGTAATTATGGTCGTCGGGGTTAATGGAGTGGGTAAAACCACTACTATTGGAAAGCTGGCCTCGCGTTTTAAAGCTTCCGGAAATAAAGTATTACTGGGTGCTGCTGATACCTTTCGTGCTGCTGCTGTTGATCAGTTGATCATGTGGAGTGAGCGCGTAGATGTTGATATCGTCAGTCATGGAATGAATACAGATCCTGCATCGGTAGCTTTTGACACAGTGAAAAAAGGTGTTGAAGGTAATTACGATGTGGTTATCATTGATACTGCCGGACGTCTTCACACCAAAGTAAACCTGATGAATGAGCTTTCAAAAATCAAGAGAGTGATGCAGAAGTTCATTGACGAAGCCCCTCATGAAGTTTTATTGGTTCTCGACGGATCAACAGGTCAAAACGCCTTTATCCAGGCAAAAGAATTTACCAAAGCCACTGAGGTGACATCATTAGCTATCACAAAACTAGATGGTACTGCTAAAGGTGGAGTTGTAATTGGGATCTCAGACCAGTTTCAAATACCTGTAAAATATATTGGTGTTGGTGAAAAAGTAGAAGACCTGCAGGTATTCAACAGGATGGAATTCGTCGATTCATTCTTCAACAAAGAATTGTCATAG
- a CDS encoding DUF4295 domain-containing protein, giving the protein MAKKVVATLKKEGANKQYARVIKAVKSEKSGSYSYREEMVPVDMVKETLAK; this is encoded by the coding sequence ATGGCTAAGAAAGTAGTTGCAACCCTTAAGAAAGAAGGCGCGAATAAACAGTACGCCAGAGTAATTAAAGCCGTGAAGTCTGAGAAATCAGGATCTTACTCTTACAGAGAGGAAATGGTTCCGGTTGATATGGTAAAAGAGACTTTGGCCAAGTAA
- the rpmG gene encoding 50S ribosomal protein L33, whose amino-acid sequence MAKKGNRVQVILECTEHKNTGMPGTSRHITTKNRKNTPERLELKKYNPILKKYTVHKEIK is encoded by the coding sequence ATGGCTAAGAAAGGAAACAGAGTTCAGGTTATTCTTGAGTGCACTGAGCACAAGAATACAGGTATGCCTGGAACTTCAAGACACATTACAACAAAAAACAGGAAGAATACTCCTGAGAGATTGGAGCTTAAGAAGTATAATCCAATCCTTAAAAAGTATACTGTTCACAAAGAAATTAAATAA
- the rpmB gene encoding 50S ribosomal protein L28, with protein sequence MARVCQITGKRPRVGNNVSHANNKTKRKFYPNLQKKRFYIEEEDRWVTLKVSASVLRTINKNGLSSVLKKAKAKGTLVI encoded by the coding sequence ATGGCTAGAGTTTGTCAAATAACCGGAAAAAGACCTAGAGTAGGTAACAACGTTTCGCATGCGAACAACAAGACGAAACGTAAGTTTTACCCTAATCTTCAAAAGAAACGATTTTATATCGAAGAAGAAGACAGGTGGGTAACATTAAAAGTATCAGCTTCAGTTCTTAGAACGATAAACAAAAATGGTTTGTCATCTGTTCTTAAGAAAGCTAAAGCTAAAGGAACCTTAGTAATCTGA
- the mnmD gene encoding tRNA (5-methylaminomethyl-2-thiouridine)(34)-methyltransferase MnmD, with amino-acid sequence MADKIKLIKTEDGSHSLYNEDLNETYHSQHGAYNESNHVFIKQGLKYFYFEHFPKEINILEIGFGTGLNALLTVKELTLLPNVKINYSTLEPFPLTKEIIDGLNYTDLDMLESYKDLFYKIHNAEWGESVEITDRFIINKEKVKLQDFNSENKFDIIYFDAFAPNKQGELWEYNVLEKVSQMMERPSCLVTYCAKGQFKRDLASMGMVVETLPGPPGKKEMVRGVKV; translated from the coding sequence ATGGCTGATAAAATTAAATTAATTAAAACGGAGGATGGTTCACATTCCTTATATAATGAGGATTTGAATGAGACTTACCATAGTCAGCATGGAGCCTACAATGAATCAAACCATGTATTTATTAAGCAAGGGCTCAAGTATTTTTACTTTGAGCATTTCCCTAAGGAAATAAATATTCTTGAAATAGGATTCGGCACCGGTTTGAATGCACTTCTTACAGTTAAAGAACTTACCCTTCTACCGAATGTAAAAATTAATTATAGCACGCTCGAGCCTTTTCCATTGACAAAAGAGATCATTGATGGATTGAACTACACCGATCTGGACATGCTGGAGAGTTATAAAGATTTGTTTTATAAAATTCATAATGCTGAATGGGGAGAAAGTGTTGAGATAACAGATCGGTTTATTATTAATAAAGAGAAAGTAAAACTTCAGGATTTTAATTCTGAGAATAAATTTGATATTATATATTTTGATGCGTTTGCTCCAAATAAGCAAGGAGAGTTGTGGGAATATAATGTTTTAGAAAAAGTATCTCAAATGATGGAAAGACCTTCATGTCTTGTTACCTATTGTGCGAAAGGTCAGTTTAAACGTGATCTGGCCTCTATGGGCATGGTTGTAGAGACATTACCGGGCCCTCCGGGAAAGAAAGAAATGGTCAGAGGAGTGAAAGTCTGA
- the ispF gene encoding 2-C-methyl-D-erythritol 2,4-cyclodiphosphate synthase, with amino-acid sequence MKIRVGYGYDVHKLEEGHDFILGGIKIPHDKGAVGHSDADVLIHVICDALLGAANLRDIGYHFADTDPKFKGIDSKILLKDVIGLVSQKGYTIGNIDATICLQKPKVNPHIPEMKKVLAEVMSIDEDDISIKATTTEKLGFVGEEKGVSAHAVVLIQK; translated from the coding sequence ATGAAAATAAGAGTAGGATATGGATATGACGTCCACAAGCTGGAAGAAGGTCATGACTTTATTCTTGGAGGAATAAAAATACCTCACGATAAAGGAGCTGTTGGACATTCAGACGCTGATGTTTTGATCCACGTGATCTGCGACGCACTATTAGGAGCAGCAAATTTAAGAGACATCGGATATCACTTTGCGGATACAGATCCTAAATTTAAAGGAATCGATTCAAAAATATTGTTGAAGGATGTTATTGGGTTGGTTTCTCAAAAAGGATATACTATCGGCAATATTGATGCGACTATCTGCCTTCAAAAACCCAAGGTAAATCCGCATATTCCCGAAATGAAAAAAGTACTAGCTGAAGTGATGAGCATCGATGAGGACGATATTTCCATAAAGGCAACCACGACAGAAAAACTCGGTTTTGTTGGAGAAGAGAAAGGTGTAAGTGCACATGCAGTGGTGTTAATTCAAAAATAG
- a CDS encoding M16 family metallopeptidase, with amino-acid sequence MINFSSFTLDNGLQVFVHEDHTTPQVAFNLLYNVGSKDEVENKTGFAHLFEHLMFGGSKNIPSFDEPLQKVGGENNAFTAPDITNYYITLPAVNLETAFWLESDRMLSLSFDQKVLDIQKKVVIEEFKQRYLNQPYGEAWLKLRPLAYKVHPYKWATIGKDVSHIENATMDDVKEFFFKFYRPNNAVLVVAGPVKEETVKYLADKWFGPIPSGEDYVRNLPTEPLQKGKRTDVIESDVPSDAIYKVYHMPGRSDSRYHDADLISDVLGRGKSSRLYERLVKDKKYFFELNAYVTGSVDPGLLVVAGKTPNGISLEQAENAIDAVVYDLAENGVGENELEKVKNKAEASLVFGEVELLNRAMSIAIGANLGNPNLVNEETGMIRNVTTDSFNDMAKTVLQESNASTLLYKKKNNQ; translated from the coding sequence ATGATAAACTTTTCATCTTTTACGTTAGATAATGGGTTACAGGTCTTTGTTCATGAAGATCATACAACTCCACAGGTTGCGTTTAATTTATTATATAATGTTGGGTCTAAAGATGAGGTTGAAAATAAAACCGGTTTCGCACATCTATTTGAGCATTTAATGTTCGGGGGGTCGAAGAATATACCCTCATTTGATGAGCCTCTTCAAAAGGTCGGCGGAGAAAATAACGCATTTACTGCCCCAGACATCACAAACTATTATATCACTTTACCTGCAGTGAATTTAGAAACTGCATTTTGGCTGGAATCAGACAGAATGTTGTCTCTTTCCTTTGATCAAAAAGTACTGGATATTCAAAAGAAGGTAGTAATAGAAGAGTTTAAACAAAGATATCTAAATCAGCCTTATGGAGAGGCCTGGTTAAAATTGCGTCCTTTAGCGTATAAGGTTCACCCATATAAATGGGCGACCATTGGCAAGGATGTCAGTCACATCGAAAATGCCACGATGGATGATGTCAAAGAATTCTTTTTTAAATTTTACAGACCTAATAATGCAGTCTTAGTAGTTGCTGGTCCTGTTAAAGAAGAGACAGTTAAATATCTTGCTGATAAATGGTTTGGGCCAATACCTTCGGGCGAGGATTATGTGAGGAACTTACCGACAGAGCCCTTACAGAAAGGTAAAAGAACAGATGTTATTGAATCTGATGTGCCCTCTGATGCTATATATAAAGTATATCATATGCCGGGAAGATCGGATAGCAGATATCACGATGCAGATTTAATAAGTGATGTTTTAGGAAGAGGTAAGTCATCACGCCTTTATGAAAGACTGGTTAAAGACAAAAAGTACTTTTTTGAACTCAATGCATATGTTACTGGTTCTGTAGACCCAGGCCTATTGGTTGTTGCCGGAAAAACTCCGAATGGTATTTCATTGGAACAGGCAGAAAATGCGATTGATGCAGTGGTCTACGATCTCGCTGAAAATGGGGTGGGGGAAAATGAACTGGAAAAGGTTAAGAATAAAGCAGAAGCATCACTGGTGTTCGGAGAAGTGGAGTTATTAAACCGGGCTATGTCGATAGCGATTGGCGCTAACCTGGGCAATCCAAATTTAGTCAACGAAGAAACTGGCATGATCAGAAATGTTACTACTGATAGTTTCAACGATATGGCAAAAACCGTTTTGCAGGAAAGTAATGCTTCTACCTTGTTGTATAAAAAGAAAAACAATCAATGA
- a CDS encoding alpha-ketoacid dehydrogenase subunit alpha/beta, which translates to MNYQKKKLNQKQLISIYEKLVRPRIIEEKMLVLLRQGKISKWFSGIGQEAIAVGSTLALNKSEYILPMHRNLGVFTAREVPFKRLFSQFQGTMNGFTKGRDRSFHFGSNEHHIVGMISHLGPQLSIADGIALASKLSSKKEATLVFSGDGGASEGDFHEALNVASVWDLPVIFVIENNGYGLSTPNNEQFRCINFVDKGPGYGIDAIKIDGNNILEVYHTISELAEDIRKNPRPVLVEAMTFRMRGHEEASGTKYVPKDLMNEWAAKDPIENFEKFLIEKKILSRKKISEIRAEIKKDIEKSLKEAYKDSPPTINSENELNDVYADHLYEQKPVDNSEKREIRFIDAISEGLRQSMENHDNLVLMGQDIAEYGGVFKITEGFVDQFGKERVRNTPLCESAIIGSALGLSIKGYKSMVEMQFADFVSCGFNQIVNNLAKIHYRWGQNADVVVRMPTGAGVGAGPFHSQSNEAWFTHTPGLKVIYPSNPEDAKGLLISAIDDPNPCMYFEHKYLYRSLKGNVPSGYYNIPIGKASISREGKDLTVITYGLGVHWALQLANDNGLDIEVIDLRTLIPWDKETVYASIKKTGKALVLHEDTQTGGFGGEIAAWVSEKCFELLDGPVYRVGSLDTPVPFNKELENNFLAISELREKVTELIEY; encoded by the coding sequence ATGAATTACCAAAAAAAGAAACTCAACCAAAAACAGCTTATTTCAATTTACGAAAAGCTTGTCAGACCTCGGATAATCGAGGAAAAAATGCTGGTTCTCCTTCGCCAGGGTAAAATATCAAAATGGTTTTCCGGAATAGGACAGGAAGCTATCGCTGTAGGAAGTACGCTTGCACTTAATAAATCAGAATATATTCTACCAATGCATAGAAACCTTGGTGTTTTTACTGCCAGGGAAGTTCCGTTTAAAAGGTTGTTTTCCCAATTTCAGGGAACAATGAATGGATTCACAAAAGGGAGAGATCGTTCATTTCATTTCGGTAGTAATGAACATCACATCGTTGGAATGATTTCTCATCTTGGCCCACAATTAAGTATCGCTGACGGAATTGCCTTAGCATCTAAATTATCCTCGAAAAAAGAAGCAACCCTGGTTTTTAGTGGTGATGGCGGGGCAAGTGAAGGAGACTTTCACGAAGCACTTAATGTAGCTTCAGTTTGGGACCTTCCGGTAATTTTTGTTATTGAAAATAATGGATATGGCCTTTCTACACCAAATAATGAACAATTCAGGTGTATTAATTTTGTAGATAAAGGACCGGGATATGGTATTGATGCTATCAAAATTGATGGGAACAACATTTTAGAAGTCTATCATACCATCAGTGAATTGGCTGAAGATATCCGTAAAAACCCAAGACCGGTATTAGTTGAGGCGATGACTTTCAGAATGCGAGGTCATGAAGAGGCCAGTGGAACAAAATATGTTCCTAAGGATTTAATGAATGAATGGGCGGCTAAAGATCCGATTGAAAATTTTGAAAAGTTTCTAATAGAAAAGAAAATTCTTTCCCGGAAAAAGATCTCAGAGATAAGAGCAGAGATTAAAAAAGATATAGAAAAGAGCTTAAAAGAAGCATATAAAGACAGCCCTCCAACTATTAACTCTGAAAATGAACTTAATGATGTTTATGCAGATCATCTTTATGAACAAAAACCAGTTGATAATAGTGAAAAAAGGGAGATCAGATTTATCGATGCAATAAGTGAAGGCTTGAGACAAAGCATGGAGAATCATGATAATCTTGTCTTAATGGGGCAGGACATCGCAGAATATGGTGGTGTTTTTAAAATAACTGAGGGATTTGTTGATCAATTTGGCAAAGAACGGGTTAGAAATACTCCATTATGTGAATCGGCTATAATCGGGTCAGCATTGGGACTTTCAATCAAAGGATATAAATCAATGGTTGAGATGCAGTTTGCAGATTTTGTGTCTTGTGGTTTCAACCAGATCGTTAATAACCTGGCAAAAATACATTACCGGTGGGGACAGAATGCAGATGTGGTAGTGAGGATGCCTACAGGGGCGGGAGTCGGAGCAGGACCATTTCACTCACAGTCAAATGAAGCGTGGTTCACTCATACGCCCGGACTGAAGGTTATTTATCCTTCAAATCCTGAAGATGCAAAAGGTTTATTGATATCTGCTATTGATGATCCAAATCCATGCATGTACTTTGAACATAAATATCTTTATAGATCATTAAAAGGAAATGTTCCATCAGGCTATTATAATATACCAATAGGAAAAGCTTCAATTAGTCGTGAAGGAAAAGACTTAACCGTGATCACATATGGTCTGGGGGTTCATTGGGCATTGCAGTTAGCTAATGATAATGGTTTAGACATAGAAGTAATCGACTTAAGAACTTTGATTCCATGGGATAAAGAGACTGTTTATGCATCGATCAAAAAGACCGGAAAAGCACTGGTCTTGCACGAGGACACTCAAACCGGGGGTTTTGGAGGAGAAATAGCAGCATGGGTTTCCGAAAAATGCTTTGAACTTCTGGACGGTCCTGTATATCGCGTAGGGAGTCTTGATACCCCAGTGCCTTTTAATAAAGAGCTTGAAAATAACTTTCTGGCTATTAGCGAACTGCGAGAAAAGGTTACTGAATTGATTGAGTATTAA
- the ytxJ gene encoding bacillithiol system redox-active protein YtxJ — MTWTEIREEKDLKQAIEISKTKPVLIFKHSTRCAISSMMLSKLERNWNEKSTEKISPFFLDLISYRNLSNLVESSFGIMHESPQALLIHNEECIFDTSHGGINHDTLMDKADSAIS, encoded by the coding sequence ATGACCTGGACAGAGATAAGAGAAGAAAAAGACCTGAAACAAGCGATAGAAATATCGAAAACTAAACCTGTTTTAATATTTAAGCACAGTACCAGATGTGCTATATCATCAATGATGTTATCTAAGCTGGAAAGAAACTGGAATGAGAAGTCAACGGAAAAAATATCCCCGTTCTTTCTCGATCTAATCAGTTACCGGAATCTAAGTAATTTGGTTGAAAGTTCATTTGGTATAATGCATGAGTCACCTCAGGCATTATTAATACATAATGAAGAATGCATTTTCGACACCTCTCATGGAGGTATTAATCACGATACTTTAATGGATAAAGCTGATAGCGCAATCAGTTAA
- a CDS encoding OsmC family protein: MPTSEVKYLGGLRTTAKHLQSGNEIITDAPVDNHGKGEAFSPTDLVATALVQCMMTIIGIYAKNNDVDPGEISADVTKIMASNPRRIEEIEINLTFKGHNLDSKQKKKVENAALNCPVAKSLSSELKQTVRFNFN, from the coding sequence ATGCCAACTTCAGAAGTTAAATATTTAGGGGGGTTAAGAACTACAGCAAAACATCTTCAATCGGGGAATGAAATTATTACTGATGCACCAGTAGATAATCACGGTAAGGGGGAAGCGTTTTCGCCTACGGACCTCGTTGCAACGGCTTTAGTGCAATGTATGATGACTATTATTGGTATTTATGCTAAAAATAACGATGTAGATCCTGGAGAAATTTCGGCTGATGTCACTAAAATTATGGCATCCAATCCCAGAAGGATAGAAGAGATTGAGATTAACCTTACTTTTAAAGGACACAATCTTGATTCGAAACAAAAGAAGAAGGTTGAGAATGCTGCACTTAATTGTCCGGTAGCTAAAAGTCTTAGTAGCGAATTAAAGCAAACAGTAAGGTTTAACTTTAACTGA
- the lipA gene encoding lipoyl synthase: MIELPVISEEQTKKRTKPDWLRVKLPVGHEYKRVRNLVDKYKLNTICESGNCPNMGECWGAGTATFMILGNVCTRSCSFCAVATGRPPEYDEEEPKRVAEAIKLMGVKHAVLTSVNRDELKDRGAEIWYQTVVETKKASPETTIETLIPDTKGNWDALYRMIEGGQEVVSHNIETVERLYRRVRPQAKYYRSLEQIQKTKEAGMRTKSGIMVGLGETQEDVFKVMDDCVEHGLDILTIGQYLQPTKMHIEVAEFVHPDVFELYREEGLKRGLKYVESGPLVRSSYHAERHVNVPI, encoded by the coding sequence ATGATTGAATTACCGGTAATTTCTGAAGAACAAACCAAAAAAAGAACCAAACCTGACTGGCTGAGAGTTAAACTTCCGGTTGGTCATGAATATAAAAGAGTTCGAAACCTGGTAGACAAATATAAGCTCAATACAATTTGTGAGAGTGGTAACTGCCCGAATATGGGTGAGTGCTGGGGAGCCGGTACAGCTACATTCATGATTTTGGGTAATGTTTGTACTCGTTCATGTTCATTTTGTGCTGTAGCTACGGGGAGGCCTCCGGAGTACGATGAAGAAGAACCAAAGCGTGTAGCAGAAGCTATTAAGCTTATGGGCGTAAAACATGCGGTATTGACATCTGTAAACAGAGATGAATTAAAAGACAGAGGTGCAGAGATTTGGTATCAAACTGTTGTTGAAACTAAAAAAGCCTCTCCTGAAACAACTATCGAAACCCTTATTCCTGACACAAAAGGTAATTGGGATGCACTATATCGAATGATCGAAGGTGGACAGGAGGTTGTTTCGCATAACATTGAAACGGTAGAAAGGCTATACAGAAGAGTCAGACCACAAGCAAAATATTACAGGAGCTTAGAGCAGATTCAAAAGACCAAGGAAGCCGGGATGCGAACTAAATCTGGTATCATGGTTGGTCTTGGGGAAACTCAGGAAGATGTTTTCAAAGTAATGGATGATTGCGTTGAACATGGGTTAGATATCCTGACAATCGGACAATATCTTCAGCCCACTAAAATGCATATAGAAGTTGCTGAATTTGTGCATCCTGATGTATTTGAGCTGTATAGAGAAGAAGGTTTGAAGAGAGGTCTTAAGTACGTAGAATCAGGCCCATTGGTAAGATCATCTTACCATGCTGAAAGACATGTAAATGTACCAATTTAA